One segment of bacterium DNA contains the following:
- a CDS encoding ATP-binding protein produces MPKKKSDIILSTEIQATLEKLYAAKQELERKVQTLYRVNDFMASVTDLKKLLTLIMEESKDIVEAEASSLLLYDAKTDELYFDVAKGGKEEEIKQIRLRMGEGIAGTVAKTRKELVVNDVKKDKRFAQRVDKATKFETRNILAVPMIRKDRLIGVVEAINKKNQGQFTDKDTAILRVLADLAAIAIENAQLYAAKVHAERLAAMGEAVAGLAHYIKNVLSGVKGGMELVETAIKNHNQQLLEESWTILKNSNMKIAKLIADMLNYSKDRKPEYKLCSLNKIIEDTLMTTQKKAKERNVILQTQLDPNMPAQVCVDPTGINDILLNLIFNAVDAIDHGHGKITISSKYDTTTDQIQLSVTDNGTGIPPHIVSRIFDPFFSTKGSGGTGLGLAVTQKIVNEHNGTISVKSVLNKGTTFTITIPAKRT; encoded by the coding sequence ATGCCGAAGAAAAAATCTGATATTATTTTATCTACAGAAATCCAAGCTACTCTAGAAAAACTGTATGCGGCAAAACAAGAGCTTGAACGAAAAGTTCAGACGCTATATCGAGTTAATGATTTTATGGCGTCAGTGACCGATCTCAAGAAGCTTTTAACATTAATTATGGAAGAAAGCAAAGATATTGTTGAGGCAGAAGCGAGTTCTTTACTTCTCTATGACGCCAAGACTGATGAACTATATTTCGATGTTGCTAAAGGTGGAAAAGAAGAGGAAATAAAACAAATTCGGTTACGTATGGGCGAAGGGATTGCTGGTACGGTTGCAAAAACAAGAAAAGAATTAGTGGTCAATGATGTCAAAAAAGATAAACGATTTGCCCAGCGAGTTGATAAAGCTACTAAATTTGAGACGCGCAATATCCTTGCAGTACCGATGATTCGTAAAGATCGGCTTATTGGTGTCGTTGAAGCGATTAATAAAAAGAACCAGGGACAGTTTACCGATAAAGATACAGCGATTTTGCGGGTTCTCGCCGATTTAGCTGCTATTGCTATCGAAAATGCGCAACTCTACGCTGCAAAAGTACATGCAGAACGGCTTGCGGCAATGGGTGAAGCGGTTGCGGGGTTAGCTCACTACATTAAAAACGTTCTTTCCGGAGTAAAAGGTGGAATGGAATTGGTGGAAACCGCGATTAAAAATCACAATCAGCAATTATTAGAAGAGAGCTGGACTATTCTCAAAAACAGTAATATGAAAATCGCGAAACTTATTGCTGATATGCTTAACTATTCTAAAGACCGTAAACCGGAATATAAACTTTGCTCTCTAAATAAAATTATTGAAGATACGTTAATGACCACACAGAAGAAAGCAAAAGAACGAAATGTTATACTTCAAACGCAGTTAGACCCGAATATGCCGGCGCAAGTCTGTGTTGACCCAACTGGTATAAATGATATTCTTTTAAATCTTATTTTTAATGCGGTTGATGCTATCGATCACGGTCATGGTAAAATAACTATCAGTTCTAAATATGACACTACAACGGACCAAATTCAATTATCGGTTACTGATAACGGAACTGGAATACCGCCTCATATTGTCTCGCGGATTTTCGACCCTTTTTTTAGCACCAAAGGGTCTGGAGGAACTGGACTCGGACTTGCGGTAACCCAGAAAATCGTTAACGAACATAACGGAACTATTTCTGTAAAGTCAGTACTAAATAAGGGGACAACATTCACCATTACGATACCAGCAAAACGAACTTAA
- a CDS encoding Gfo/Idh/MocA family oxidoreductase yields MVRVAIIGYGFRGKTFADIIQHNAYAELIAVAEINNKTRMLAKKLNIATYADYTEMLKKEKLDMVIVATPDHLHYAPSLAVVRKGLHLAIEKPLATSVREAELIANTVTRANLKCLVLFGNRWNAPYVETKESIERGELGTITNIDCCLNDTIWVPTKMLSWAKFTTPGWFLLSHCVDMAIWLTEKKVSSVYAVGQKNVLKQLGIDTFDWLIATLKFTDGTAGTFRSCWIYPESMPLLYDFRYELVGTKGAISIDLRDQMIHKMTDTYTHPGIVARPIHRKPFGSGREMLDSFIDNIRLGTEPLVKLEEAVYVTKIIEAVHRSVRERREIRL; encoded by the coding sequence ATGGTTCGTGTAGCGATTATCGGATACGGTTTTCGCGGGAAAACATTTGCTGATATTATTCAACATAATGCATATGCGGAATTAATTGCAGTAGCAGAAATAAATAATAAAACGAGAATGCTTGCAAAGAAATTGAATATTGCTACTTATGCAGATTATACCGAGATGTTAAAAAAAGAAAAACTCGATATGGTAATCGTTGCTACTCCAGACCATCTGCATTACGCTCCATCACTAGCAGTCGTAAGAAAAGGATTACATTTAGCCATTGAAAAGCCATTAGCTACTTCGGTACGTGAAGCAGAATTAATTGCGAATACGGTTACACGAGCGAACCTCAAATGTTTAGTATTGTTTGGAAATCGTTGGAACGCTCCGTATGTCGAAACCAAGGAAAGCATCGAACGAGGTGAACTGGGTACCATAACCAATATTGATTGTTGTCTTAATGATACCATTTGGGTCCCAACGAAAATGTTGAGCTGGGCGAAATTCACTACACCTGGTTGGTTTCTATTATCGCATTGTGTAGATATGGCAATATGGTTAACCGAGAAAAAAGTTTCTTCAGTATATGCTGTGGGACAAAAAAATGTTTTAAAACAATTAGGAATTGATACCTTCGACTGGTTAATCGCAACACTGAAATTTACTGATGGAACAGCAGGAACATTTCGTTCCTGTTGGATTTATCCGGAAAGTATGCCGTTACTATATGATTTTCGCTATGAATTGGTGGGAACCAAAGGCGCAATTTCAATTGATTTGCGAGACCAGATGATACATAAAATGACGGATACATATACCCATCCAGGCATTGTTGCTCGCCCAATACATCGAAAACCGTTTGGCTCCGGTCGCGAAATGCTTGATTCGTTTATTGATAATATCCGCTTAGGAACGGAACCGCTCGTTAAATTAGAAGAAGCAGTATATGTTACTAAAATCATTGAAGCGGTTCATCGGTCCGTTAGGGAAAGAAGAGAGATTAGATTATGA
- the smpB gene encoding SsrA-binding protein SmpB → MSEGVKFERIITENRRARYEYQILETIECGIALFGSEVKSIRNGAVSLNDGYVMIKNNEAFLFNVHIAPYNAASRFNPDPRRTRKLLLHKKEIHRLLGKQTAGKLTIIPLRIYLKSGKIKIEIALVKGKKLYDKRAAIKQRELNREKQNILRLIR, encoded by the coding sequence GTGAGTGAAGGGGTAAAATTTGAACGGATAATCACTGAAAATCGACGTGCGCGATACGAATATCAAATCCTTGAAACAATAGAATGTGGTATCGCTTTATTCGGTAGCGAAGTGAAATCTATTCGGAATGGAGCGGTTAGTTTAAACGACGGCTATGTAATGATAAAAAATAACGAAGCGTTTTTATTTAATGTCCATATTGCTCCATATAATGCAGCGAGCCGATTTAATCCGGATCCGCGCCGAACAAGAAAATTGCTATTGCATAAAAAAGAGATTCATCGTCTTTTGGGAAAGCAAACAGCAGGGAAATTAACCATTATCCCCTTGCGCATTTATCTCAAATCAGGTAAAATAAAAATAGAAATAGCTTTGGTTAAAGGAAAAAAGTTATACGATAAACGAGCGGCAATTAAACAGCGTGAATTAAACCGCGAAAAACAAAACATACTTCGGTTAATACGATAG
- the argF gene encoding ornithine carbamoyltransferase, with protein sequence MKRDLISINDLSASEIEQIISTTTELKKQYKSGKTIQPLIGKTLGMIFHKPSARTRISFEVGMYQLGGHCVVLSEKEIGMGTREAVEDLAKLFSRYLDAVMIRTFSHELVVKLAQQSTIPIINGLTDFSHPCQILSDLVSIVEKKGTIKGLKIAYIGDGNNVCNSWLFAAGKLGLELAVASPEGYLPHPDVVKIAQGYPTGNKISIYTNPEEAIKNADIVYTDVWASMGQEKEHHHRLEIFKPFQINEALMKHAKPDALIMHCLPAHRGEEITDAVIDGPNSIVFDQAENRLHTQKAILCWLIKPNDFR encoded by the coding sequence ATGAAACGAGACTTAATTTCAATCAATGATCTATCGGCATCGGAAATTGAACAAATTATTTCAACAACGACAGAGTTAAAAAAACAGTATAAATCAGGTAAAACTATCCAACCATTAATTGGAAAAACATTGGGGATGATTTTTCATAAACCTAGTGCGCGAACTCGGATTTCATTTGAGGTTGGAATGTATCAACTCGGTGGACATTGCGTGGTTCTATCCGAAAAAGAAATCGGAATGGGTACAAGGGAGGCGGTCGAAGACTTAGCGAAATTATTCTCACGATACCTTGATGCAGTCATGATTCGAACGTTCAGTCATGAATTGGTTGTAAAACTTGCCCAGCAGTCAACGATTCCCATTATCAATGGATTAACTGATTTTAGTCATCCTTGTCAAATTCTATCTGACCTCGTGAGTATTGTTGAAAAAAAGGGAACGATTAAAGGATTAAAAATTGCCTATATTGGCGATGGAAATAATGTTTGTAATTCCTGGTTATTTGCTGCGGGAAAACTCGGATTAGAACTAGCGGTTGCTTCGCCGGAAGGATATTTGCCGCATCCAGATGTAGTCAAAATCGCGCAGGGATATCCCACGGGAAATAAAATCAGTATATATACTAACCCAGAAGAAGCTATTAAAAACGCTGACATCGTTTACACTGATGTCTGGGCAAGTATGGGACAGGAAAAGGAGCACCATCATCGTTTAGAAATATTTAAACCTTTCCAAATTAATGAAGCATTAATGAAACATGCTAAACCGGATGCATTGATTATGCATTGTTTACCAGCGCATCGCGGTGAAGAAATAACCGATGCTGTGATTGATGGCCCAAATTCAATCGTTTTTGATCAAGCAGAAAATAGATTGCATACGCAAAAAGCTATTCTCTGCTGGCTTATAAAACCTAATGACTTTAGGTAG
- a CDS encoding TrpB-like pyridoxal phosphate-dependent enzyme, with protein sequence MIHEYRILLSQKELPQQWYNMQADLPNPLPPPLNPATGEPIGPEALAPIFPMELIKQEVSQERWIEIPDDILDVLKLWRPTPLHRAFRLEEALKTPARIYYKNESLSPPGSHKPNTAVAQAYYNKQEGVKRIATETGAGQWGSALAFACCLFGLKCTVYMVKVSYEQKPYRRSLMHTWGAEVFASPTNLTNAGRSILAKNPDSPGSLGIAISEAVEDAATHEDTKYSLGSVLNHVLLHQTIIGLETKKQLALVNEKPDILIGCVGGGSNFAGFVFPFVKDKLDGKSDIRFIAVEPTACPSLTKGQYRYDFGDTAMMTPLLKMYTLGHSFVPPGIHAGGLRYHGDAPLLCALVKERVIEAVAVKQIPVFEAAKLFAQTEGILPAPETSHAIRVAIDEAIKCRETGEKKVIVFNFSGHGHFDLGAYDKFLAGQLEDFEYSKEMVDKALAELPVINKF encoded by the coding sequence ATGATACATGAATATCGGATTCTATTGAGTCAAAAAGAATTGCCACAACAGTGGTATAATATGCAAGCGGATTTACCGAATCCGCTACCCCCACCATTGAATCCTGCTACCGGTGAACCTATCGGACCAGAAGCACTAGCGCCCATCTTTCCGATGGAATTGATTAAACAAGAGGTTAGCCAGGAACGATGGATAGAAATCCCAGATGATATTCTCGATGTATTAAAACTATGGCGACCGACTCCACTCCATCGTGCGTTTCGTTTGGAAGAAGCGTTAAAAACCCCTGCTCGAATATACTATAAAAATGAAAGTCTTAGTCCACCAGGAAGTCATAAACCGAATACTGCTGTTGCACAAGCGTATTATAATAAACAAGAGGGCGTTAAGCGAATTGCTACCGAAACCGGTGCAGGACAGTGGGGCAGTGCTTTAGCGTTTGCCTGTTGTTTATTTGGTTTGAAATGTACGGTGTATATGGTTAAAGTGAGTTATGAACAGAAACCATATCGTCGGTCATTAATGCATACTTGGGGTGCAGAAGTATTTGCTTCACCCACAAATTTGACTAATGCTGGACGAAGTATCTTAGCAAAAAATCCGGATAGTCCTGGTAGTTTAGGGATAGCAATTTCTGAAGCGGTTGAAGATGCTGCGACCCATGAAGATACAAAATATTCGCTCGGTAGCGTATTAAACCACGTTCTCCTGCATCAGACTATTATCGGTTTGGAAACGAAAAAACAACTTGCGCTCGTTAATGAAAAGCCGGATATTCTAATCGGATGTGTTGGCGGAGGAAGTAATTTTGCAGGATTTGTTTTTCCGTTTGTGAAAGACAAACTTGATGGGAAATCAGATATCCGATTTATTGCTGTTGAACCTACCGCATGTCCTTCATTAACCAAAGGGCAATATCGATATGATTTTGGAGATACAGCAATGATGACTCCGCTACTCAAGATGTATACGCTCGGGCATAGTTTTGTTCCGCCAGGTATCCATGCAGGCGGATTGCGGTATCATGGCGATGCACCGTTACTCTGCGCGTTGGTTAAAGAGAGGGTTATTGAAGCAGTGGCGGTGAAACAAATTCCGGTTTTCGAAGCAGCAAAATTATTCGCACAAACTGAAGGAATCCTACCGGCGCCTGAAACATCGCACGCTATTCGTGTAGCAATTGATGAAGCAATTAAATGTCGTGAAACTGGTGAAAAGAAGGTTATCGTATTCAATTTCAGTGGGCATGGTCATTTCGATTTAGGTGCATATGATAAATTCCTTGCTGGTCAACTTGAAGATTTTGAATATTCAAAAGAAATGGTAGATAAAGCGCTAGCTGAATTACCGGTGATTAATAAATTTTAA
- a CDS encoding acetylornithine transaminase codes for MNTFQIKELATKYIMNTYGERDLAIVKGQGAICWDADGKEYLDFVGGIAVNILGHCHPAVTQAVKSQLDTLIHVSNLYYIEPQVKLAELLCNLSFGEKCFFCNSGAEANETAIKLARKYAKLTFGSNKFEIITMLGSFHGRTLAAITATGQPKYQQGFEPLVPGFVYATFNDLDSVKQKINEYTCAIMVEPIQGESGIHPATSEFLAGLRELCNRYNLLLIYDEVQCGLARTGKLFAYELYNIPPDIMTLAKGLGGGVPIGATITTNKIANAFSPGNHASTFGGNPLSTAAALATLQTIQTERLWENAAQFGAYFYSKLEDLQKKYSFITAVRGKGLMLGIQLDRAGKPFVAKCAEKGLLINCVADNVLRFLPPLIIQKNHIDSAIQILEQVFAEVK; via the coding sequence ATGAATACCTTCCAAATTAAAGAGTTGGCTACCAAGTATATTATGAATACTTATGGGGAGCGTGACTTGGCTATAGTCAAAGGACAGGGAGCTATATGTTGGGATGCCGATGGAAAGGAATATCTTGATTTCGTTGGTGGAATAGCAGTTAACATCCTGGGACATTGCCATCCAGCGGTAACCCAAGCGGTTAAATCGCAACTCGATACTCTTATCCACGTATCCAACCTTTATTATATCGAACCACAGGTTAAACTTGCTGAACTCCTGTGCAATCTTTCATTTGGAGAAAAATGCTTCTTTTGCAATAGTGGTGCGGAAGCAAATGAAACCGCAATCAAATTAGCCCGTAAATATGCAAAATTAACGTTTGGCTCCAATAAGTTTGAAATTATTACGATGCTCGGTTCATTTCATGGAAGAACCTTAGCGGCCATTACGGCTACAGGCCAACCAAAATATCAACAGGGATTTGAACCACTAGTACCCGGGTTTGTGTATGCAACTTTTAACGATTTAGATAGCGTAAAACAGAAAATTAACGAATATACCTGCGCGATTATGGTTGAACCGATTCAAGGTGAAAGTGGAATACATCCTGCAACTTCTGAATTTCTTGCAGGATTACGAGAGCTGTGTAACCGATATAATTTACTGTTGATCTACGATGAAGTCCAATGTGGATTAGCACGAACTGGAAAATTGTTTGCGTATGAACTCTATAATATCCCGCCGGATATAATGACACTTGCAAAAGGTCTTGGCGGCGGTGTCCCGATTGGCGCAACTATTACTACGAACAAAATCGCCAATGCTTTTTCTCCTGGAAATCATGCATCAACTTTCGGCGGAAATCCATTATCTACTGCTGCAGCTTTGGCTACGCTCCAAACCATTCAAACAGAACGATTATGGGAAAATGCAGCACAATTCGGTGCATATTTCTATTCAAAACTAGAAGACTTACAAAAGAAATATTCTTTTATAACCGCAGTCCGGGGAAAAGGATTGATGCTCGGCATTCAGCTTGACCGTGCAGGAAAACCGTTTGTAGCTAAATGCGCAGAAAAAGGATTGTTGATTAATTGTGTAGCAGATAACGTGCTTCGTTTTTTACCACCACTAATTATTCAAAAGAATCATATCGATTCAGCAATCCAGATTCTTGAACAAGTATTTGCGGAGGTAAAATAA
- a CDS encoding coenzyme F420-0:L-glutamate ligase, giving the protein MSEKKPKSPTVEIDGITYLRIPIKTHIITSQDEMTDVVAKYTAGLIQPGDIVVMSESVVAISQGRAIPVDQIHPGLIARILWRFVRKVSYGIGLRSPESMQCAVDEVGRVRILFAAVIGALGKLIGRRGDFYRIAGMQAATIDAAFTTPIEPYHRCVIKGPKDPESVCRKIKDKLGVDAAIVDVNDIGGSWVLGATEGVNRPLLEKIMKDNPLGQSDEQTPIGIIRKIQNNLPDEINS; this is encoded by the coding sequence ATGTCAGAAAAAAAACCTAAATCTCCAACCGTTGAAATAGACGGAATTACTTATTTACGTATACCAATTAAAACGCATATTATTACCTCTCAAGATGAGATGACTGATGTTGTCGCTAAATATACTGCGGGTCTAATCCAGCCGGGAGATATTGTAGTGATGAGTGAAAGTGTGGTAGCGATATCGCAAGGACGAGCAATTCCAGTTGATCAAATTCATCCAGGATTGATTGCACGAATCTTATGGCGGTTTGTGCGGAAAGTATCGTATGGCATAGGATTACGAAGTCCTGAAAGTATGCAATGTGCCGTTGATGAAGTCGGACGAGTTCGGATACTTTTTGCCGCGGTTATCGGTGCGCTCGGTAAATTGATTGGACGTCGTGGTGATTTCTATCGGATTGCAGGAATGCAAGCTGCAACAATTGATGCAGCGTTTACCACGCCGATTGAACCATATCATCGCTGTGTGATTAAAGGACCAAAAGACCCGGAAAGTGTTTGTCGTAAAATAAAAGATAAACTGGGCGTCGATGCAGCAATAGTTGATGTAAACGATATCGGCGGCTCTTGGGTACTCGGCGCAACCGAAGGAGTGAATAGACCATTATTAGAAAAAATTATGAAGGATAATCCTCTGGGACAGTCCGACGAACAAACACCAATCGGAATCATTAGAAAAATTCAAAATAACTTGCCAGATGAGATAAACAGTTAA
- a CDS encoding YggT family protein, giving the protein MNLVPILIWVINLAYDIYVVILFARIILSWTNPNLWNPLIQWIYKLTDPFLQFIRRIVPLQIYMFDFSPVLAFLFLSIVRWVLVGILAALMV; this is encoded by the coding sequence ATGAATCTAGTCCCAATCCTCATTTGGGTAATTAATCTCGCGTATGATATTTATGTAGTAATTTTATTCGCACGGATAATTTTATCATGGACAAACCCAAATCTGTGGAATCCATTGATACAATGGATATATAAACTGACCGACCCTTTTCTTCAATTCATCCGACGAATAGTTCCTTTACAAATTTATATGTTCGATTTTTCACCTGTTCTTGCCTTTCTTTTTCTATCAATAGTTCGCTGGGTTCTCGTTGGAATATTAGCTGCGCTCATGGTATAG
- the mrdA gene encoding penicillin-binding protein 2 translates to MLPQRFFKQDWFIIRYRLILTLGLLFILLLVFRLFQLQIWLGKEYQARSENNRVKLIKTGAARGIIFDQHGKPLATNRRVFSVFVDTSGVDVKLIQNSIFRLAKILKIHPDAIFSQILTSKHQLTRKPQKVAEDVDFPTITAIREQAIDLPGVYVKDEFRRFYVEHNVAAHVLGYLGKMSDEELSALEYETYEGDEYVGKMGLEKVYEPILHGTSGGWAIEVDVYGNKRRELGNVESIAGNSLVLNLDLNLQKKANELLTDKKGTIIAMDPNTGAILAMVSKPDFDPNQLSGIVPEHVWNKIRFDPDSPLQNRGIKGLYPPGSIFKIITALAALEKKVIEPTTVINCPGKMYLGNWEFKCWKKEGHHAINLLSAITYSCNVYFYQIALRTDIEPLEQLAYAFGLGMPTGIDLPGEQKGLVPSRAVKKKMLKQGWYPGDTAQTGIGQGLLWVTPLQMLNVVCCVANGGTVYKPYIVRTIETNDGKVIRQFSPQKIRQLEVSPEHIKVIQKGMWGVVNAPGGTGALARLPKIELAGKTGTAQNPHGKTHAWFCGYGPFEKPEIAIIVLVEEGGFGGTTAAPLAKQLFEAYFNTELESKTRT, encoded by the coding sequence ATGTTACCACAACGTTTTTTTAAACAAGATTGGTTTATTATTCGATATCGGCTCATCCTGACCCTTGGTTTACTATTTATTCTTCTATTAGTCTTTCGTTTGTTTCAATTACAAATTTGGTTAGGAAAAGAATATCAGGCTCGTTCAGAAAACAATCGTGTCAAGTTAATTAAAACTGGAGCAGCGCGTGGGATAATTTTTGACCAGCATGGAAAACCATTAGCGACAAATCGTCGTGTGTTCTCAGTATTTGTTGATACCTCAGGAGTTGATGTAAAACTAATTCAAAACTCTATCTTTCGCTTAGCAAAAATTCTCAAAATTCATCCAGATGCGATTTTCTCCCAAATACTTACGAGTAAACATCAATTAACTCGAAAACCACAAAAAGTAGCTGAAGATGTGGATTTCCCAACAATTACGGCGATACGCGAACAAGCGATTGATTTGCCCGGCGTATATGTCAAAGATGAATTTCGTCGATTTTATGTTGAGCATAATGTAGCCGCACATGTACTCGGATATCTCGGCAAAATGAGCGATGAAGAATTATCTGCACTAGAATATGAAACCTATGAAGGAGACGAATATGTCGGCAAAATGGGGCTTGAAAAAGTTTATGAACCGATTCTCCATGGTACCAGCGGTGGCTGGGCAATCGAGGTTGATGTTTATGGGAACAAACGCCGTGAATTAGGAAACGTTGAATCAATTGCTGGAAATAGTTTAGTATTAAATCTCGATTTAAACTTGCAGAAAAAAGCAAACGAATTATTAACAGATAAAAAGGGAACAATTATTGCTATGGACCCGAATACCGGCGCTATTTTGGCTATGGTTAGCAAACCTGACTTTGATCCCAATCAGTTGTCGGGTATCGTTCCTGAGCATGTATGGAATAAGATTAGATTTGATCCAGATAGTCCACTACAAAATCGAGGAATTAAAGGTCTCTATCCGCCCGGTTCTATATTTAAAATTATTACAGCATTAGCCGCATTAGAAAAAAAAGTTATTGAACCAACAACGGTTATCAATTGTCCAGGAAAGATGTACTTAGGAAATTGGGAGTTTAAATGCTGGAAAAAAGAAGGACATCATGCTATCAACCTTTTATCCGCAATAACTTATTCCTGTAATGTATATTTCTACCAAATAGCATTGCGAACCGATATCGAACCACTGGAACAGCTTGCCTATGCTTTTGGATTGGGAATGCCAACCGGAATTGATTTGCCCGGTGAACAAAAAGGATTGGTTCCTTCCCGTGCAGTTAAGAAAAAAATGTTAAAACAAGGCTGGTATCCCGGAGATACCGCGCAAACCGGAATTGGACAAGGACTGCTTTGGGTAACGCCTCTGCAGATGTTAAATGTTGTTTGTTGTGTCGCTAATGGTGGAACCGTTTATAAACCATATATTGTTCGCACCATTGAGACAAACGATGGAAAAGTTATTCGCCAATTTAGCCCGCAAAAAATCCGACAATTAGAAGTATCACCGGAACATATTAAAGTGATCCAAAAGGGCATGTGGGGTGTAGTCAATGCTCCGGGAGGGACCGGTGCACTAGCTCGATTACCGAAAATCGAACTCGCTGGGAAAACGGGCACAGCACAAAATCCACATGGAAAAACACATGCCTGGTTTTGTGGTTATGGTCCGTTTGAAAAACCAGAAATAGCTATCATTGTTTTGGTTGAGGAAGGCGGATTTGGAGGGACAACAGCTGCCCCGTTAGCAAAACAATTATTTGAAGCGTATTTTAATACCGAATTAGAATCAAAAACCAGAACATAA